Genomic DNA from Betaproteobacteria bacterium:
CGTCACCATGGACTTCATGTCCCAGGTGCAGGCCTACGTGATGTCGCACCAGTACGAAAGCCTGCTGAAGAAGGCGAGCTTCAAGGGAGGGATGTTTCCCACGCGCTGATGGCCAAGGAAGAAACCATACAGATGCAGGGCGAGATCGTGGAAACCCTGCCCAATGCAACCTTCAGGGTGAAGCTCGAGAACGGGCACATCGTCCTGGGACATATCTCGGGGAAGATGCGGATGCATTACATCCGCATCCTGCCGGGAGACAAGGTGACCGTGGAACTGACGCCGTACGACCTGACGCGAGGTCGTATTGTTTTCCGCGCGAAGTAGGCGATGTGAACGAACCGGCGGTCGTCCTCACGGCGCGTGAGATGGGGCGGCGGCGCGACGGCCTCGATGGAGCAAGCGATGAGAGTACAGGCTTCGGTGAAGAAGATCTGCCGGCACTGCAAGGTGATCCGGCGCAAGCGAGTGATCCGGATCATCTGCAAGGATCCCCGGCACAAGCAGCGGCAAGGCTAGGCATGTTCGACCGGCCACTTCGTCGTCGTTCCCGCGCGCGC
This window encodes:
- the infA gene encoding translation initiation factor IF-1, whose translation is MAKEETIQMQGEIVETLPNATFRVKLENGHIVLGHISGKMRMHYIRILPGDKVTVELTPYDLTRGRIVFRAK
- the rpmJ gene encoding 50S ribosomal protein L36, with amino-acid sequence MRVQASVKKICRHCKVIRRKRVIRIICKDPRHKQRQG